The stretch of DNA TGAAATCGAAGGCGTGGTCCACGACGCCACGGAACGCGAACTGACCACCACCGAAATCGGCGAAATGATCATGCACCGGCTGAAAAAACTGGATAAGGTCGCCTACGTGCGCTTTGCTTCCGTGTACATGGATTTTAAGGACGTGCAGGAGTTCATGTCCGAGCTGAAAAATCTTTTGAAGGACCGCACGAAAAAATAGCGGGTTAACCGCTGGCACTTGACGGTCCACACCCAGCCCTTCACGAGTTTCGGAACTTCTTGGGGTAAGAAATTCAAACATGGAGAAACCGGCATGCGGAAAACTTGGGCGGTTCTTGGCGCGGGAATTTTGATTGCTATTTTAAGCGTGGCAGGCGCCGGGGGACAGACCGCCAAGGATTCGGGAAAAGAGGCGCCGGCTTTCCGGCCGGAAGACATTCGCGCGCACGTAAAGTTTCTCTCGAGCGATTTGCTGGAAGGACGCGGCACCGGCGCGCGCGGCGGCGACATCGCCGCCGATTATATTGCCACGCAATTTGACCTGGATGGACTGAAGCCTGCCGGCAATGACGGCACGTTTTTTCAGAGCGTGCCCATGGTGGGTGTGGAAACGATGCCGGACACCACGTTCCAATTGGTGCCGGACAAAGGAGAGCCGGTCACGCTGAAAAATCTCGACGACTACATCGTGAACAACGAGAGCCAGACCGAAATTGCGGACATTGATACGCCCATCGTTTTTGTTGGGTTCGGCATCCAGGCGCCGGAATATAAATGGGACGATTACAAGGGCGAGGACATGAAGGGCAAGGTCGCCCTCATCTTTGTGAACGAGCCGCCATCGAACGATCCGAATTTTTTCAAGGGGAAGGCGCTTACGTATTATGGGCGCTGGATGTACAAGTTCGAGGAAGCGCCGCGGATGGGCGCCGTCGCTGCTCTCGTGATTCATCGCACCGATCTTGCCAGCTACGGCTGGCAGGTGGTGCGCAACTCGATGGGAAAGGAACGCTCGTTCCTGAAACTCGATGGTGCGCCCAAACT from Chitinivibrionales bacterium encodes:
- a CDS encoding ATP cone domain-containing protein; this translates as EIEGVVHDATERELTTTEIGEMIMHRLKKLDKVAYVRFASVYMDFKDVQEFMSELKNLLKDRTKK